The Phaeocystidibacter marisrubri genomic interval ATACACCATGAGTTCGATTCACTGCTGTAAGCAGGTTCGCCTTTGTCGAGCAATAAGTGACCGTGAACCTGAACTTTCCCAATATTCTTTAGCGAACTTCGGTTGTGAAGAACGCCTCTTCGGGCGTTAGGGCCGTACGGATCTTTGGAAAAAGGACTGATGCCAGCGTGCGTGATTAGAATGGATGGATTCTCCCACTTCAGTGGTAGAGCTTTCATCCACTCTAGTGCACGTTTGATATTGATGTCACGCTTCACAAAGTCCTTTTTGCACTTGTCAATCAGTTTATCCACACCGGGCCGATTGTGCAACTTGATAAAGCGTTCTTCGTGATTGCCTTTTAAGAAGAATACCTGGTAAGGGTATTCATCCTGCAAACGGCGGGCATAGGCGTACACTTTTCCGGAATTGCGACCTTTGTTGATGAGGTCGCCAACCTGAATCAGAAATTCATTCTCCGGATTCCAATGTTCTTCTACCAGTTGTTTAAACGTGTGGTAGCAGCCATGGACATCGCCTACGGCCAGAATATTCATAATTGCTTATGCGTTGAGCATCACTGGCATTACAAGCATGAGAAGGTCCTCACCTTCGTCAGTGCCATCTGCTGGAATCAATAATCCTGCTCGGTTTGGAGCACTGAGCTCTACGCGAACAGCATCAGATTCCAAGTTGTTGAGCATTTCTGTGAGGAAGCGACTGTTGAAGCCAATTTCCATATCCGACCCGTCGTAATCACAGGTTAGGCGTTCAACCGCTTTATTGCTGAAATCGAGGTCTTCTGCAGAAATAGTCAATTCGGCACCTGCAATTTTTAGACGAATCTGGTGAGTCGTTTTGTTCGAGAAAATCGATACACGCTTAACCGAACCGAGGAAACCAGAGCGGTCAATTAGCATGCGATTTGGATTGTCCTTTGGAATTACCGCTTCGTAGTTCGGGTATTTGCCATCAATCAAACGACACGTCATAATGATGTTGTCGTATTCAAAGCGTGCGTTCGTTTCGTTGTAGTGGATCTTCACATCTCCATCTGTGCTAGAAAGGGAAGAGCGTAACAAGTTCAACGGTTTGCGTGGCATGATGAACTCAGCCGTGTTCGGTGTGTTCAAGTCAGTTCTGCGATAACGTACCAATTTGTGAGCATCGGTAGCCACAAAAGTGAGACTGTCTGATGCGAACTGGAAGAAAACGCCCGACATCACTGGACGAAGGTCGTCGTTACCTGCAGCGAAGATGGTTTTAGAAATAGCTGTAGCTAGAACTTCACCTGGAATACTCGCTTCCGAAGCATCTTCCAATTCTGGAAGCTGTGGAAACTCATCTCCATCAACAAAGGCGAGTGAGTACTTACCAAAATCTGAACTCACTTCAACAGAGTGCGACTTTTCATCCAATACGAATGTAAGCGGCTGCTCTGGAAATGTCTTTAGGGTATCCAAAAGAATCTTGGCCGGAACGGCGGCAAGACCTTCAGATTCAGTTTCCACTGCAAGCTTAGTGCTCATAGTGGTTTCCAAATCCGAAGCGGAAACTTTGAGGCTGTTTTCGCTTAGTTCGAATAGGAAGTTATCGAGAATAGGAAGCGTGTTGTTGTTATTGATTACACCGCCAATGGCTTGTAATTCACGCAATAGGGTTCCGCTGGATACTATGAATTTCATGAGGTAATCTGTTTGCTGCGAATAGATTCGGCAAAGAGCAAATATAATTGTTCAAGGTAGCTTATCCGATTCGCAATTCGAATTTTGCTAACACGAGATTCACAATTATCGGTTGAAGTACTCTTTGGTCTGGAGGATGTTACCAAAAGCATAGGTTTGGATTAACACATATTGCTCTCCATTGATAATCGCATAGAAGCTGTCTGGATCGTATTTCATCGGTTGACCTGCATCGTCATAGGTGTCTGGTTCTGCTGGTGCATAGAACGCTTCGATGTCTTTGGTTTCACCTGTCTTATCGGTTACCGACAATTTGAACACTGGTATGGTGTTGCGAAGCGAATCGATCTTGGCGTAGGCCCCTTCATCTTCTAGAATGGCTCCTTCGTACTGTAAGGTGCGTATCGATCCCAGATAGAAACGAGCATGCTGTGAATTAAATGGCTCAATGGGAAGTCCGTTGTTGTCGAGGACTTTTAAATCGCCATTTTCATTCTGCTCAATAGAGAAACTCTCTTCTGGAACAATTCCATATTCCATAGTGAGCTTTCGGATGTCTAAATTGTCCGTTCCGAAAATTACGCGGTATTTCCACAGGTCTTCTCGCGTAAAGAAGCGTGAACTCAAGTATCCGTTAAAACCGGGAATATGCATGGCGTAAGGTCGAGATGCACCTTTCTTCATCATGTAAGTCCCCAACTGATCGAGGTTGTCGGTTCCTACTATGAAGTTCATTACCAGATCATCGCCTTGGTAGATTTTTACATCTTTTCCATGAGAAGCCATTCTTCTCAAAATGTTCTCTTCTGCATTTTCGGTGGGGAAGTGACGCAGAGTGACTTTGTGGAAAGTGAGAAGCAGTTCTTGAATGGCACCGGGACGAGCGATGTATTTACCATTCACCATCCATTTGTTGCCCTCGCGAGTCAGTTCAACCTTACCGGGTTCCTTGCTTTCAATGACAATTTTTGTGATCGCCGCGGTGTCTTTAACGGCCATGTCATATTCCTCTCTATTGTCGTTCAGCGTTGAATTTCCTCCAAAATCTCGGGTGGAGATAAAGATGGTAATGGCAACGACAATTCCGAATAGTCCTATGTTAACTTTCGACTTCTTTTTCATGCTTTGATGGCGTATTTGCGCTTTCTATTCCAGGTGTAGAGTACACCAAATAGGATGATAAACAGGATAGGTGCAACCGTGTTCAAAACGGCCCAATAAGTCCTTGAATTTTTTATTTCAACAGAATTCAATAGGCGAATTTTCAATTCTCGAGAACGAACCGAAATCAGCCCAGATTCGTCCAACAAGTAGTCTACTACATTCAGCATGAAATCATCATTTCCATACTGAACGGGAATGTATTGATCGTAGCCCAATTTAAGTGGCGTACCACGTGGGATGTTCGGATCAATGACATTGAGTTGGTTCTTGATGATATCACCATCAGCAATAACGACTTGCTGTGTCCAAGAGCTAGTATTCTTCAATTTGAGTTGTGCGAGCTCTGCAGTTCTCGGTAATAGTCGGTGGCGATAAACCGATTCAAACTCACCTTCTAGCAAGTAGGCTACTGGGAGGTATTGCTGTCTAAACTCGGCTGGATTCGCATCGGTGTAGAGTGATTTCAGTCCAACGAGTCCAGGCATAGCCTGAGCCTTGCTGTTTTCAGAACTCACTAATAGTGGGGTCTTCTTTACTCTAGGCGAGAAAATGGTATCAATGGTACCTGCAAACTCAAGCTTCACCGCGTTGAGGTCTTTGGTGATAGGGTGCTTTACCCTCGGCATGATGATAGGGAAGTACGGCCATGGACGAAGTTGACGACGATCGTTCACCATTGCACACATGATGTCTTGAAGCAAAACGGTATTTAAACGCACTCCATACGTGAAAAGCATGTCGTCTATGTTCAACTTGTCGAGTGTTGGAATGCCTAAAAACTCACTGGCATAGCTCAAACTATCCATTTCAGCCTTAACGGCATCCACCATCCAAATCACTTTCCCGCCATTCATGATGTATTGGTCAATCAAGAATCGATCAACATCTACAAAAGGGGTTTGCGGCTTGGCAATGATAAGTAGATCAAAGCGGTTGATACGACGCATTTGATCGACAATACTGATCTTTCCACTGATGGAATCCACTTGGAAT includes:
- a CDS encoding metallophosphoesterase encodes the protein MNILAVGDVHGCYHTFKQLVEEHWNPENEFLIQVGDLINKGRNSGKVYAYARRLQDEYPYQVFFLKGNHEERFIKLHNRPGVDKLIDKCKKDFVKRDINIKRALEWMKALPLKWENPSILITHAGISPFSKDPYGPNARRGVLHNRSSLKNIGKVQVHGHLLLDKGEPAYSSESNSWCIDTAAWTGKKLTALRLNYDGQILEKIQVNTHPKDIR
- the dnaN gene encoding DNA polymerase III subunit beta, which produces MKFIVSSGTLLRELQAIGGVINNNNTLPILDNFLFELSENSLKVSASDLETTMSTKLAVETESEGLAAVPAKILLDTLKTFPEQPLTFVLDEKSHSVEVSSDFGKYSLAFVDGDEFPQLPELEDASEASIPGEVLATAISKTIFAAGNDDLRPVMSGVFFQFASDSLTFVATDAHKLVRYRRTDLNTPNTAEFIMPRKPLNLLRSSLSSTDGDVKIHYNETNARFEYDNIIMTCRLIDGKYPNYEAVIPKDNPNRMLIDRSGFLGSVKRVSIFSNKTTHQIRLKIAGAELTISAEDLDFSNKAVERLTCDYDGSDMEIGFNSRFLTEMLNNLESDAVRVELSAPNRAGLLIPADGTDEGEDLLMLVMPVMLNA